The genomic region tatctataatcatgtaaaaaatgctctacatcactattaataagagaaatgcaaattaaaacaattctgagataccaccccatacttatcagactggctaatatgacagaaaacgaaaatgacaaatgttggaaagggatgtggaaaaattgggacactaatgaactgctgttggagttgtgaacagatccatcccttctggagaacaatagggaactatgtccaaagggctatatgATATGAAAGGATATGATTAATTCATCCCTTTGACCCATAAGtactactactagatctgtatctcaaagagatcaaagaaataggaaaaggtcctataggtacaaaaatatttatagcagatcttttcgtggtggtaaagaattggaaactgaagggatgtcccatcaattggagactggctaaacaagttgtggtatatgacaagcaggatgatttcagaaaaacctgggaacttAAATGGACTGAtggaaagtaaagtgagcagagtcaggaaaccactgtatgcagtaacagcaatgttgtatgatgatcaactgtaaatgacttagctagtctcagcaatacaatgatacaagacaattctgaagggcttatgatgaaaaatgttgtccacctccagaaaaagaactgatggggtctaaatgcagattgaagtatacttttttactttctttgtttttcttgcttctttttatggctaatatagaaacacgctttgcatgactgtacatgtataatctatatcaaagtactggccttctcaaggagggagaaggggaagaaggcagggagagaatctggaactcaaaaattattaaaaattgtttttatacagaattgagaaaacaaaaacaaaataaaaacctctttcctagaaccagagagagacagaagaaaaagacCCCTAACCCAATACACTGTTTTAGCACAAATGTTCTCCCAGTGATACTGTATAAATACATCTTCCCAAGAATCAAAGTTGTGGACACCTGAGGGATTAATGGCAGATAAAGTAGCCTGTAGTATATTTCCAAGGATTTAACTACTAGCATTAAAGATGTATTTGAcatatgattggaaaaggaagttatatagTACAAATGGACAGTCTGGGTCCTACACTGATATCAATGACAGGTAATAAGACCCAGAGGAAGACCTTCAGTACACTGGGCAGATCCTCTGTAACAGAGTTATGGGAGAACAtgacccagaatcacacaggatgagaaaacATGAATGTGTTACAGTATATGTATATGGAGGAAAAAGCCATGTTCATGAGACTGTAGAACTATtgaagaattttaattttaacatttatatgCTTTCaagttacaaagtactttgtcaCACATCATCCCAATTGATCTTACTGACCTTGTGAAGTTAATagtttgttatttttataatCACTACTTTAAGGGAGAAGTCATTActgaaaaaccaaaaataatcaaCCTTTGCTACTTTTTGCATTTCCTTTCCACATATGGATCTCGAACTCTGTATTAAGTCAATTAATATGCTGACTCGCTTTTATGGTTAACTtcagctttttgttttgtttcactattttaattttctatttttaaaacctGTTGAAGTTGATGGGGTAAAAGCATGAatttctgaaagaagaaaaaactgttaTTTACACTATCTTTTCTGGAATAACTGAAGAAATGTGATATGAGTGGGTTTCTTACATGTACCTATGGAAGGCAATGAATGTAGGTACAAAGGAGTTGGGAATAGTATGATTAAATATTGAATGAGGTCAGTAAAGAAATTTGAATTCATTTGTGAGGCTAGCTTaaccaaatgttaaaaagatATTAATGGAACTGGCTAGATTtcagattatttaaaaatatttatttcatcattcatacatacacatgcacacaatgatttttcaatcatttcagtggtgtctgactgtgtgacctcatttggagttttcttggcagaggtactggaatggtttgccatttccttctctagttcattttacagatgaggaaactgaggcaaacttgcctcagtgacttgcccagggtcacacagctagtaagtgtctgaaggtggatttgcactcaggaaaatgtgtcttcctgactccgggccctgTACTATATCCACCTTGCCACCTAGCACATAAAAATCCACAATAAGCGCCTGGCAAAAGAAGATATTAAGTGACATGTTTACAAAGAGAAATGAGCTTTACAATTCATGATGCACACAAATCCAActaataaaataagaatagtaaTCACTAATATTAACATAAGGCAATGGCTCTCAAAATTGTTCATCCCAGAATCCACACCTCCCCACCACGACTGCAGCAAATGCACTAAAGcaagaaatttaagaaaatacaaataaatcctGCCCTATTAACTGCTTGAGGCACTACAGTTTCAGTCTCTCATTTTGGTGTCACAAATAATTCTTAAAGGCTAACAAGTTAGGAAGGCAGACGTAAGTAGGAGGGCTGTCTAAATGACAGTAGAGGATTATTTCTAGAGCCAAGAGAAATTTTGCCataggattgggggggggggagggcggcACCTCAGAGAGGAATACTGTTGCTTGGGAGAATCAACATTCTTTCCTCCAAATTTATTTTTGGAATATATCCACAGAGGAAATCATACAGGTAAATGGATACACATAAAAGTTCACAGTCATTTTGTGTACGAGTCAAGGATGTTCAATGAATATAAGATTAGGAAGGGCTAACCAAAAATACTTCAACAATTCAATCTTAAGCAGAATTTTGACAGCAGAAAGGATTGTTATTTCAAATATAGTAAAAAGGATGGTATTATGCTAACTCAACTTCTAGAGTACAGCCCATGGGAAATAGACATATAGAAACTGAAAATAAGAGCCCAGCTGATGGGCTCTCAAATCAAACTTGCGAGCTATGGGTTCTTAAGGCATTTTTTTTGGCTTCTGATTCCTATCTTAATATTTTCAAGGTAAGAATTCCCTTTATCATCCATCCCTAGAAATATGAAAACCTTGTGAGTAGTACAAAGGTAGCTGACCTATTGTAACATTTTAAGGAAAGACAGAGCAAGCATATGGCTTTTCACTTCACCTTTAGAAAGTTACAGAGATCAGGTAGGTTTTTTCTACTACAGTCACACATTGGTACTGGTAGAACTTTCATTAGATGAATTTTCAAAACGACTGAGAATTAAACTTTTCTTCAAATGCAAAGACATTTATTTTTGAATAGAGGTTTTTTTAATGTAGAGGTTTTAATACTAATTTTACAAGGTTTACTTTTAGTAATTTTAAAGTCAATAAGTCTTCATTATAACCACCCTCCCAAAAACTTAAAAAGGTCAACTTACAAATAAAGTATACTAGGTTAGATAAAAAAGCTGTACCTTGATTCAAAAAACCTGGTGTCAAAATATCAAGATTTACACTCCATATATGACTCATACTTCATGCAAGTATCTCAAGACCAGTGAACAGCATTTACTCTGCATGAATGGACAAAAACATAACTAGTCTTTCTTACCTACACTGTTAACATGAATAGAACACAATTATTGAATGACGGTGATTAAGAAGAGGTTCTTCATAGAAGTACTGTACATGATGGGCAGTaggctggaaaagaaaagacttagggtGGACATGAGGCCTATCTTTAAGAGTCTAAAGGGCTATAATGAACGTGGAAGAAGGGTTATACTTGTATCGTTTATCCCAGAAGCCAGAACTAGGATCAATAGGTGTAGTAGGGTAACAgtaaaatttaggcttgatattagAAAAAACTGCCtaacagagctatccaaaagagGCTGTTTTAGGAGGTAGTTTGTTTTTCCTCACTAGAGGCCTTCAAAGACCAGATGATTACTTGAAGGCTATGTagtagaggggattcctgttaAGTATGAGTAAttaactaaatggcctctgaggtcccttccaccttagagtttctaggattctgtgatgCAAAAATCTGAGTActgcaaaaacaaaagtaaaagccCATTAACAGATATAACTAGCATTCCAAGACACTTTAAAAGCCATTTTTCAAAGAGTAAGCTTGAATTATGAAGTGTTGATTTTACTTTGAAAGATTTACAGTGTTCACCTACACAAGCAAAAAGGCGTGAGTACCACTTTAAGATCTGAATTGTCACTTAAAACCTGCTACCTACATAGTGGAAATCTGTTGCTATGTGTAGTGGATAGATCATGTTATTACAGTAGAATCCTGTTACTAGCATAGTGAATGGAACTCTGtactggaagtcagaagacctagattctagtcccagctctgtcaaATATTAGCTTTGTTACTACtctctgtgtggccctgggtatgTGGTTCAACTTCTTCAGGCTTCTGTTTCCTTAAGTTTAAAATGAGGTTAGTTAGACTACATCTAAAATTCTGCAAATAAGTGATTAATGTTAAGAGAGTTTTATAAGCCATTGCTACATCAATAGAGATGTACTAgaataaataagagaaattatttccTCTCCCAGGATTAACCAAATTTATAATAAGTGAGGCAGCTTTTAATGGGGATTTTAGTGAGAATGTATCTCTCAATTTTAAGTGGTTTATTTTTTGAAacagcaaaggaaaataaaagttttcATCCTTAGAAAGATCATCCCATAAGACATAATATGATGCATTTCACTGTTAAAGCTTGATTGGTTTGCAGTACCTCTTCTTTAAAGTTTAGGAAAGGACATATAAAGCAGACATAGCATCTTACACATGTACTTTGTGAGGGAAAAGGTTggttataaaaaaaaagagcatttatgaagaagggaaaagggaatataGGCGGGCAAATGAGatcatcaaaatttttaaaatccactCTTTGGAGAAGAGTTTGTCCATATTCTTAAGTATGCCTAATTAGAACCATATTTATTATCTAATCTGTGGATTCCTTAAAATTATCACAGCATAACTAGTCTGAAGTTGAAGGCACATCCTactcaaaatacattttaaaaaattacattttacagATTCTGCAACAATAAAAAGTAGTTCAGCAAATGAAACTAGTGATCCAGAAAATGTTTTTTGCCCATAGGCAAGTAACAACCACaccccttggaaaaaaaaattcccaagtcTACTGTATTCTATTAACTCTAAGTGCATTTTTAGTCTGAATTATAGTCCTTCACAATATGCCTAGTATTAACATTCCTGACTTGTAGGGATACATTTTGAAATTATACTCAGGTTGTGttgtcaaagaaaagaaagactttgCATCTTAATTCATTTTATGGGCTGAGTTATACATTGCTTGAGTCTTAACTACATCAATTACCTTGAGCGCTGAGGTGATTTATGTGTCCTCCCTACGTAAACTTAAAACTAGCGTCAGAAATTTTAGTAAGAGCACCTCAAGCAGCAGCCCATTGACGCATTAATGTTCGATTCCCTGAGATCCAGGGGAAgatttgttcttttgattttgtgaCCTAGAATAATTGCGCTCCTAGAACAATTATGTATCGACTGGCTGCTTAAAAGTGCAAACCTATGggaaggagagcatttggaaGGGGGCCTGTCAAAACTCAAACGGCCGAAGTAAGCAACTTAAAGCGGCTGGTTTCAACTAAGATCCCACTCTACGCCGCCCCCGCCTCTCCTCTACTTTATAGCCTCCAGGCTTTCCCGATTCCTCCAGTCTTCTAGGCTCAAGTCCCACCTCCTGCAAGAAACTTTTCCCAGTCCTTAATCTTCCCCCAGAGACCATCCCAAATTTATCCAGTGAAGATCTTTTTTGCACTGTAGTTTTCCTCTgcgagactgtgagctcctcgagagcagggattgtcttttccttttctctgtatccccagccctgAGCTCGGTGCCTGGCACCTTACTTTAATAAAAGCTTTAGTTGAATGACTTCTCAAACAGCATACGAACTCCTCCCCCAGTTCAACCTCAAACCATCCAGTCGGACACCAATCCGCCCCCAGGCAAATCTTGTCCTTccgggaaggaagaagtagatgggagggaaagggatGAGAAGTGacgggaagggaaaggaaaaaaaagggaatgaagaagaggggaacgggaagggagggaaaggaagagaagggaaaaggggggaaaagaaaggaaggggaaagaagggagggagagggaagggcacGCTTACCTGCCAGCGGCCGTAGGTGAGGAGGACAAGGGTGAGGGGAATGGCAGTGCCAGACATGGCATGGGTGGAGGGCATGCTGTACTCCGAGTTATAGAAAACCTCTAACTTGACCACGGGCGGCGAGGCGGGCCGGGGCCACCGGATGACGTCTTTGGCACACTGGCCCAGGTACATGACCAGGACCCACATGATCACGAGCCTCCGGCCCACCAAAGCATCCAGGTTCCAGATccagaaggggaagaaggtgaTGTAGAAGAGCTCGTTGCCCAGCTCGGTGCCAAAGGAGAACAAGTAGAAGAGGGGCCAGTTCCGCACCCCGAacacttccccttcctccccgGTGAGGGAGTTGCGCCGCAGACCCTGCACTCTATTCTGGAGGGTCGCCTCGCTCTCGCGCTCCCCCGCCTTGGCCGTGGCCGTGTCCCCGCCGGCCTCCGGCAGCCCATTTCGCACGCCGTTCCTGGCGCCGCAGCCTCGGAGCTTGCCCCCGCCGCCCTCCGGGTCGGCCGACCGGTCCGGATTGCGGCCGCCCCTCTCCTCCGGGGCCGCCGCGTCTGCCCCGTGCAGTCGCGGCTCTTCCACCCCGCACAGCCGCTGGAAGCTGGCCACTTTCTGCGGGTCCCGCAGGCAGACCAGCAGCGCGGCCAGGCGCTGGCTCAGCGACATGATAACGGGAACCCCCGGAGCTCTCGGCGCAGCC from Trichosurus vulpecula isolate mTriVul1 chromosome 8, mTriVul1.pri, whole genome shotgun sequence harbors:
- the SGPP1 gene encoding sphingosine-1-phosphate phosphatase 1 encodes the protein MSLSQRLAALLVCLRDPQKVASFQRLCGVEEPRLHGADAAAPEERGGRNPDRSADPEGGGGKLRGCGARNGVRNGLPEAGGDTATAKAGERESEATLQNRVQGLRRNSLTGEEGEVFGVRNWPLFYLFSFGTELGNELFYITFFPFWIWNLDALVGRRLVIMWVLVMYLGQCAKDVIRWPRPASPPVVKLEVFYNSEYSMPSTHAMSGTAIPLTLVLLTYGRWQYPLMYGLVIATCWCSLVCLSRIYLGMHSVLDIIAGFLYAIFILAVFYPYVELIDNFNQIYKYSPLIIISLHLALGIFSFTLDTWSTSRGDTAEILGSGAGIACGSHVAYQLGLVSDPPLDMLPLTIPSITVTRFGKVILRILIGMVFLLLMRIVMKKITIPLACKMFGIKSDDIRKARQYMEIELTYRYITYGMVGLSITFLVPCLFYFIGLS